In one Lolium rigidum isolate FL_2022 chromosome 3, APGP_CSIRO_Lrig_0.1, whole genome shotgun sequence genomic region, the following are encoded:
- the LOC124698087 gene encoding bifunctional TENA2 protein-like, with translation MDIGGADKGTTAAWMAAHRGMYERATRHPFTVSIRDGTVDLAAFKRWLGQDYMFVREFVAFLASVLLKCCKQSDSSDMEIILGGLASLSDELSWFKKEAAKWSVDLAGISPLTSNTEYCRFLQSFNDPEISYTVAITTFWIIETVYQDSFAFCIEEGHKTPLELLGTCQRWGSPEFKQYCQSLQRIADHCLANATSDAVKSAEEAFLRVLELEIGFWDMSSSQS, from the exons ATGGACATCGGCGGGGCCGACAAGGGCACGACGGCGGCCTGGATGGCGGCGCACCGCGGGATGTACGAGCGGGCCACCCGGCACCCCTTCACCGTCTCCATCCGCGACGGCACCGTCGACCTGGCCGCCTTCAAACGCTGGCTC GGTCAGGACTACATGTTTGTGCGAGAATTTGTTGCATTTCTGGCTAGTGTACTACTCAAGTGTTGCAAGCAATCAGACAGCTCGGACATGGAAATAATCCTAGGTGGTTTGGCTTCTCTTAGTGATGAGCTCTCCTGGTTCAAGAAGGAAGCTGCTAAATGGAGTGTTGATCTGGCCGGTATTTCTCCCCTCACTTCTAATACGGAGTACTGCAG GTTTCTTCAGAGCTTCAATGATCCAGAGATCAGCTACACTGTTGCCATAACTACCTTTTGGATAATTGAAACCGTGTACCAGGATAGCTTTGCTTTCTGTATAGAAGAAGGTCATAAGACGCCCTTGGAGCTGCTGGGGACCTGCCAGAGATGGGGCAGCCCTGAGTTCAAGCAATACTGCCAGTCTCTTCAGCGAATCGCTGATCACTGCTTGGCAAATGCGACATCTGATGCTGTCAAGAGTGCTgaagaggccttccttcgtgtacTCGAGCTGGAGATCGGGTTCTGGGATATGAGCTCTTCTCAGTCCTAA